In the genome of Bradyrhizobium sp. CIAT3101, one region contains:
- the mdcE gene encoding biotin-independent malonate decarboxylase subunit gamma — MTLDDILAGLFPNGRKIEVNGAMISGQAVLPDGGLIHVLGIIEGKPLGVDEAIVLARRVIEIVKSGDRAPILVLVDSASQRMSRRDELLGLSEYLAHLAKALLLAETEGHRTIGLLYGGSAAGAFIATALATGTLVALPGAHPAVMDLPSMARVTKLPIDVLKAKAEATPVFAPGLDNIVLTGGIHAVWDEAAPLAPQLAAVLQQPQGQDDRSRLGAERGGRRKAAEIADRVVALAAPRRREARHG; from the coding sequence ATGACGCTCGATGACATCCTGGCCGGCCTGTTCCCGAACGGCCGCAAGATCGAAGTCAACGGCGCGATGATCTCGGGACAAGCGGTGCTGCCTGACGGCGGACTGATCCACGTGCTCGGCATCATCGAGGGCAAACCGCTGGGCGTGGACGAAGCCATCGTGCTCGCGCGGCGCGTCATCGAGATCGTCAAGTCAGGCGATCGCGCACCGATCCTGGTCCTGGTCGATTCCGCCAGTCAGCGCATGAGCAGGCGCGACGAGTTGCTCGGCCTCAGCGAGTATCTCGCGCATCTCGCCAAGGCGCTGTTGTTGGCAGAGACCGAAGGACACCGCACCATCGGCCTGCTCTATGGTGGCAGCGCGGCCGGCGCGTTCATCGCAACGGCGCTCGCCACCGGCACGCTGGTGGCGCTGCCCGGCGCCCATCCCGCGGTGATGGACCTGCCCTCGATGGCGCGCGTCACCAAGCTGCCGATCGACGTGCTGAAAGCCAAGGCCGAGGCAACGCCGGTGTTCGCGCCCGGGCTCGACAACATCGTGCTGACAGGCGGGATTCATGCCGTCTGGGACGAAGCTGCACCGCTGGCGCCGCAGCTTGCCGCCGTGCTGCAACAGCCGCAGGGACAGGATGATCGCAGCCGGCTCGGCGCCGAGCGTGGCGGCCGGCGCAAGGCGGCCGAGATCGCCGATCGCGTTGTCGCGCTTGCGGCGCCCCGACGTCGGGAGGCGCGACATGGCTGA
- the mdcB gene encoding triphosphoribosyl-dephospho-CoA synthase MdcB, whose translation MNLALRWQALPQRAFRAEQLGHLASLCLKLEVETYPKPGLVSHVDNGAHRDMDAALLCLSADTLAPFFGELAAAGAEGAGMDRLRAIGVAAERAMLAATSGVNTHRGAIFGLGLLCAAAGYRSALGIRKPVGELVSQRWGEAILDGPISLRSHGAMASRRYGAGGARAEAACGFPSVYDIALPALYAARKLVPLDEEAVRVQTCMALIADVADTNLLHRGGADGLRFAQTSASGFLATGGIGCPDWRDRAAQIHQAFVARNLSPGGSADLLAMTLFIDRIEH comes from the coding sequence ATGAACCTTGCGCTCAGATGGCAGGCGCTGCCGCAACGCGCATTCCGTGCGGAGCAGCTCGGTCATCTCGCCTCGCTCTGCCTGAAGCTCGAGGTCGAGACCTATCCGAAGCCGGGCCTCGTCAGTCATGTCGACAACGGCGCGCATCGCGATATGGACGCCGCCCTGCTGTGCCTGAGCGCGGACACGCTGGCGCCGTTTTTCGGCGAGCTCGCCGCCGCGGGCGCCGAAGGTGCCGGCATGGACCGGCTGCGCGCGATCGGGGTAGCGGCCGAGCGCGCGATGCTGGCAGCGACCTCCGGGGTGAACACGCATCGCGGGGCGATCTTCGGGCTGGGTCTGCTCTGCGCTGCAGCCGGCTATCGCAGCGCGCTCGGTATCCGCAAGCCGGTCGGCGAATTGGTGTCGCAACGCTGGGGCGAGGCCATCCTCGACGGCCCGATCTCACTGCGCAGTCATGGCGCGATGGCATCGCGCCGCTATGGCGCCGGCGGCGCGAGGGCGGAAGCCGCTTGCGGCTTCCCCTCCGTCTATGACATCGCTCTTCCCGCTCTGTACGCGGCGCGCAAGCTTGTACCTCTCGACGAAGAGGCGGTTCGCGTTCAGACCTGCATGGCGCTGATCGCAGATGTTGCCGACACCAATTTGTTGCACCGAGGCGGAGCCGACGGATTGCGCTTTGCGCAAACCAGTGCGTCCGGATTTCTGGCCACGGGCGGAATCGGTTGCCCGGACTGGCGCGACCGCGCAGCTCAAATCCACCAGGCTTTCGTCGCACGCAATCTCAGTCCCGGCGGTTCGGCGGACCTGCTCGCCATGACGCTCTTCATCGACCGGATAGAACACTGA
- the mdcC gene encoding malonate decarboxylase acyl carrier protein, producing the protein MEKLSFRLSAPRRAGGTRTQAIVGVVASGNLEVLLERSASPDVCTIDIATAAHGFGMVWDAVVRDFVARRSAGGLHISVNDGGARPDTVALRLAQGVRKIEEPER; encoded by the coding sequence ATGGAAAAGCTCAGCTTCAGACTGTCTGCCCCCAGGCGCGCCGGCGGCACCCGCACGCAGGCGATCGTCGGCGTCGTCGCCTCCGGCAATCTCGAAGTGCTGCTGGAGCGCAGCGCGTCGCCGGATGTCTGCACCATCGACATCGCAACGGCAGCCCATGGCTTCGGCATGGTGTGGGACGCCGTCGTTCGCGATTTCGTCGCCCGCCGCTCGGCCGGCGGCTTGCACATCTCCGTCAATGACGGCGGCGCGCGGCCCGACACGGTTGCGCTGCGGCTGGCACAAGGCGTCCGCAAGATCGAGGAGCCGGAACGATGA
- the mdcG gene encoding malonate decarboxylase holo-[acyl-carrier-protein] synthase, with translation MAEALARHSMVKAAASAWTAVMNRYPELASEPIVAGWAHAGRPLIVRRPACSDVAGMIPLGLPLPPSHGKRRIAVSLAAADIVASAPPPLLADAAAAAPAHWRTTIDLLLQLLPETRTFGSLAWQHLTGLPYLTESSDLDLLWPLSSMAQAKTLPSAIAGIAKQAPMRLDGEITGPAGGVQWRELTGTDEDEVLVKSPTGVASMARAAFLAGAVS, from the coding sequence ATGGCTGAAGCTCTTGCGCGCCACAGCATGGTGAAGGCTGCCGCATCCGCCTGGACCGCTGTGATGAACCGTTATCCCGAGCTCGCCAGCGAGCCCATCGTCGCAGGCTGGGCGCACGCCGGTCGTCCCCTCATCGTTCGCCGGCCGGCTTGCAGCGACGTCGCTGGCATGATTCCGCTCGGCCTGCCACTGCCGCCAAGCCACGGCAAACGCCGCATCGCAGTCTCGCTCGCCGCCGCCGATATCGTTGCATCCGCCCCTCCTCCCTTGTTGGCCGATGCCGCCGCGGCGGCGCCTGCGCACTGGCGCACGACCATCGACCTGCTGCTTCAACTTCTGCCGGAGACGCGCACGTTCGGCAGTCTGGCCTGGCAACACCTCACCGGCCTTCCCTATCTGACGGAGAGTTCGGACCTCGACCTGCTCTGGCCGCTGTCATCAATGGCGCAAGCAAAGACCCTGCCGTCCGCGATCGCCGGAATTGCCAAGCAGGCGCCGATGCGGCTGGACGGCGAGATCACAGGCCCGGCCGGCGGCGTGCAATGGCGCGAGCTGACCGGCACTGACGAGGACGAAGTCCTCGTGAAAAGTCCGACCGGCGTCGCAAGCATGGCGCGCGCAGCGTTTCTGGCGGGGGCAGTGTCATGA
- a CDS encoding biotin-independent malonate decarboxylase subunit beta: protein MTQVAANNVSLSWYEASARQRIDALVDAGSFAEFIGPELREISPHLAIFDLPEQFDDGMVIGRGQLDGAPVFVAAQEGRFMGGAFGEIHGAKFTGLLRAARALKQDVLILFDTGGVRLQEANAGELAIAEIMRAVIEARRAGVKIVGLIGGRAGCYGGGSLIAGTCSRLIISEQGRLSVSGPEVIETNKGIEEFDSRDRALVWRTMGGKHRYLIGGADTFVDDDALAFRQAAIDALDLGTRCDVTVLEAEQARLERRLQRFGESEDAVEIWQALGIGDPTEVPALPTGAFLRAANDRENADDAR, encoded by the coding sequence ATGACACAGGTGGCAGCCAACAATGTTTCGCTGAGCTGGTACGAGGCGAGCGCCCGGCAGCGCATCGACGCGCTGGTCGATGCCGGCAGCTTTGCCGAATTCATCGGCCCCGAGCTGCGCGAGATCAGCCCGCATCTGGCGATCTTCGACCTGCCGGAGCAGTTCGATGACGGCATGGTCATCGGACGCGGCCAGTTGGACGGCGCGCCGGTTTTCGTCGCCGCGCAGGAGGGACGCTTCATGGGCGGCGCCTTCGGCGAGATCCATGGCGCCAAGTTCACTGGCCTGTTGCGCGCGGCACGCGCGCTCAAGCAGGATGTGCTGATCTTGTTCGACACCGGCGGCGTGCGGCTTCAGGAAGCCAATGCCGGTGAGCTGGCGATCGCCGAGATCATGCGCGCCGTGATCGAGGCGCGCCGTGCCGGCGTCAAAATCGTCGGCCTGATCGGCGGACGCGCCGGCTGCTATGGCGGCGGCAGCCTGATCGCCGGCACTTGCTCGCGCCTGATCATCTCCGAGCAGGGCCGGCTCAGCGTCAGCGGCCCCGAAGTGATCGAGACCAACAAGGGCATCGAGGAATTCGACTCGCGCGACCGCGCGCTGGTCTGGCGCACCATGGGCGGCAAGCACCGCTACCTCATCGGCGGCGCCGATACATTCGTCGACGACGACGCATTGGCTTTTCGGCAAGCCGCGATCGATGCACTCGACCTCGGCACGCGATGCGACGTCACTGTTCTCGAAGCCGAACAGGCGCGTCTTGAGCGGCGGTTGCAGCGCTTTGGCGAGAGCGAGGACGCGGTCGAGATCTGGCAGGCGCTCGGCATCGGCGATCCGACCGAGGTTCCCGCACTTCCAACCGGCGCGTTCCTTCGCGCCGCCAATGACAGGGAGAACGCCGATGACGCTCGATGA